AGATCCTAAGGTAGTGACAATTGTAATACAGTTTTCAATGAAGTATAACATTGACATGGCGACAGTGCATTGCACACAGTACTGTAGGAAGCAGTCATAGCAAAGCTTAAGAGCTTTTTTTCCACAGAAAAATTCCATTATACACAGGACGGTCCACTCGTCTTTTTCCTATTTTGATACAGTCTTTCATTTCCATATCAGGAAAAGAGTGTCCCTCTGTATTTCAAAGACAGTGATTTTGGTGTCAGTCAAATCTGAAAAAAAAGCTTCAGTCACTCAATCAGTTTCTTTACTGTGCTTGTTACTGTTTTGCCTTTTTCACTATGGTGCCAACAGCTGAAATTACTGTTGTTTTGGAGCCGCTTGCGCTGGTGGTTACAGTTACTACAGCCGGTAATGTTGCAGTGGTTGTGAGAATGGTGGGCTGAGCTATTGTTGTCACAGGAATGGCAGAATCCCATTTGCTTTTCCTCTTCTGTGCATCTGTGTATTAAAAGAAAGCATGAATTTCAACAGGCTTGGTTAGACAAAATTCTCCTTATCACAAATTTACTTTCCCTCCAAAGTAAAATGATTTCAAAGTCATCCCATCCCACTTCAAAATGCTGTTGGGGGAATCATTAATCTCAAATGAGTTTTCCAATTCGACAGTATCATCACATTTGAAATTAACAAATGGTTGCTATAAACTTTCATGGATACTCTATCAATggaaaccttatttatttatttgtttagatttATAAGACTGCCCAACTCAAAGCCGacttttaaaaacagcaaaaacCCATAAAGAAAATTAAGAGGGGGAAAATGCATCAGAACCCAAAGCAACAATACATATCAAATGGGCACATCACCAACATATTCCGCAGCCTGGGGCCAATGCCCTGTTTTTGAAAAATGTATAAAGGCCTGTAGGGTCAAGGTGGTCCAATCCCTGGGGTTCCAGAAGGCAGGCACTACAACAGAAAAGATGCGCCTTCTGGATCTCCTCGGATGACAGTGCTTAATAGCTAGGATACAGAGCACTTCCACTGTGTCAGATCTTATGAGGCAAGCAAAAATAACAGGACAAAGGCGATCTCTTAGATGGCCAGGCCTGAGTGATCACAAGAAGGGACTTCAAGTTCAGGAAAGGGTACAACTTGCAGCATCCCAGATGAATCTGAAGCCATGAACCTGTAGAAGAACCTCCGGTCCACAGTTGTCATGTGATAATTGAACAGAGGCTGTGAAGTCCAGGAAGACTCCCACACTGAATGCTAGTCTTGAACAGGACTATGTAACCTAAACAATCTCTAGACATTGAACGTAACAGCATCACTTGTTGACCAGTGGTCAAGATGCACAATGTTGAAAGAGTGATGGACAAATGAAGAAGCGGGACTTCATCAAATAAGGAAGAACAAAAATTCAAATCTAGACTTCTCACTTACCTCCACCCGCAGTGCTAGCTGTTGTGGTGGTTGTAGAAGGAGCATTTGTTGTCCCTTTCTTAGTGCCTGTAACAAATTcaatctaaaaagaaaaagaaaaaaggaaggccatTATATTCTGTCCTTCTGATTTTTATCCAAAGGAATTAAGTACATGCACCCCCCAAATTATTAAGAACACATCTTTGCTCCTGTTCTCAATTCTGTTAGAATCACAGAGATTCAATGCATGAGACTCAGCTATTTACCAGGAAATAATAATGATTTTTCTTCATGAATAGCAGACAAGAGGGGGTCTCctccatttttttatttgatcTTATTTAAATACTAGCTCTCTCAATTAGAATAAAAGGGgtctaaaacaattaattaattagaactTCATACtttttaacaataaaaacatAAAGAAATTAAAACTTCTAGAAAGCATGTCTCTTCAAGCATAACCTTAACAATTTGCACCAATAATGGCAAATCAGTGGCTGGGAAAATCCCAACAATCTCACATACTTCGACAAGTACAAGATCATTGCAGAAAGGAGGCAAATCACAGAATTATGCAATTACAATCCAACGTAAGGAACAATTTGAATGGCTGTGAAAAGAACCAAGGTCCAAACATGCTACTGAGAAGTCCTCATGTATATCTTGTTAACTATTTGGATAATATACACTAAATCCAGGCCTTTACTAGCTAAATATACCAGGCTCTACAGGAGGACGATCAGGTTGGTTCTGAGGTAAACAATTCCTTAACACAAGGAATTGTTTTATAAAGCTATAGTTACAAACagataaccacaattgagtccaacatctCTGTCTTTAAGCAAGACATCTattaatgagttttgccccattttatgacagttcttgccacagttaagaacATATGGTTtcaagtgaatctagtttctccattgactttgctgtcagaaggccacaaaatgaTCACAtggccttgggacactgcaactgtcataaatatgagtcagttgccaagtatttgaattttgatcacataagcctggggatgctgcaatggttgtaagtgtgaaaaacagtcataagtcacttttttagtgccatagcaacttcaaatggtcactaaacgaactgttttaagtcgagggctacctgtatacacacacacacacaactataaAGTTAGAAAGTGCCAGGTTATTGGGAATAGAAACATGACTATATATCTCCATACTTCTCATCCTTATCTATGCTTTTGGAATACTTGAAATATCTGTCATCTTTGGTCAAGAAAAGAAAGTCTAATTTGCTTAATTTAATTAACTGCAGATTTATCAAAGTACAAACTGGGGTATGCAACACTTTAATTCTTTACATTCCAAAATGTAACTGATACCTTTGTTCGCTCTTTCTTGGCTTTCTCTAGCTTGTCCATTTCAATTTTCTGTGCTTTCGCTGAAAAAAGAGCCACATAACAGTAAATACATCCAACAGATTCAAATATGTGGGTCAAAAGAAGTAGTATCTCAATATTTTCAGCATCAAACTTATCTATTAAAAACATTTGTTCTCCAGATTACAGAATACTGCAAGTTTCCTCTAATTCAGCTAAAGGGGAAATAAGCCACAACTAATGTTTTGCGCTCTTTAAAAGACATAGAGCATACAAAGAAATTGCATTATTTTAACCACACGTTTTCTCCATTTTACTAGAACTTAGAAATCTAAAAGCATGGAAGAAAAATCTTCAGTACCTAGTGCCTCATAATATGAATCTTCAGCCCACCCATGAGGATCAAACAtgtcctaaaagaaaaaaaaaacagaaaaaaaacccctgttAGATATGTAGATTTTAAATCATGcaatatttaaagaaaagaaaccccCTGACTTTACATCCTAGTTAAGAATAGCTTATGGATTTATGgatgttttaaacagataaaacaATTTATGGATgtttttaaacagataaaaactAGAATCACACTGTCATAAAAGATTGTGCTTGCTCCAGTTTGGCAATACTCTTTTTTTTCTCATGCCACAAAATAGGAAGCTATTCTTTCCTAGTCAGAAAAGAATATAATCCTCCAAGGTAAGTGGGAAAGAATGTATTTTTATAATCaacaaaatatttacaaaaagtTGTGGTTGATCCAGTCTtttaaatctacttacctttggaTAATTAGTGCCAAGTTCATCAATTGCACAAAACTGGATCAGCTTCTCATAAATGCTGAAATGAAGCATTGCAACATATTATTTCCATTATTTCATGTCCCATTTCAAGTCACTGAATAGTTTCTGGCTGGCTTGGAGTAAACCAGTGTGTGTTaagacatactgtattttttggattataagatgcactggactataagacgGACTTAAATTtacaagaggaaaacaacaacaaaagtttttggcctccacatgcatCATTTCCAACCCTTTTTCAGCCTTTTTTCAGCtcgttttgaggcttttttcggcccatttttgaggctctttcgggcctgtttttgaggctttttttggcccattttttttgaaaaaaacagaatgaaaaaagccttaaaaaaggaccccaaaaagcctcaaaaacaggccaaaaaagcctcgaaaatgggctaAAAGAAGCCTAGAAAATGGgctttaaaaagcattaaaatgggccagaaaaagcctcgaaaatggggtaaaaaaagcctcaaaaacatgctgaaaaagcccccaaaacaggccaaaaacggggcgtgCCAAGAAAaggctggcaggtgggcggggctttggcaatctttggtctataagacgcacatacattttcacccccttttgggagacaaaaatgtgtgtcttatagtccgaaaaatatggtatttatgcTCAAAATTGATATTGCATTATATTAGTTATATTATTTTCAGGAAGCTTGGACAACACACTATAAAGAACATTTAATTTTATTGCTCAGTGGTCTGTGGGAGAAGGAAAAGCGGAAATCAAGGCTGAAACTTTCCATGACTATACAATGCTATCTACTATTGCCCTTCCACTTCTACAGATGAAATGTTCCAAATCTCTTGCCTACAAAACGCATAGCCAACCATTTAACTGAACTTGGGGGAATGATTAAGAATAAGCCCTCAATCTTTTATAGGAAATGGTATTTCAGAACACAGAATGTTTACATGGCTTGCTTAATCTCCCTACAGAGCAAGTGTGTCCAACCTTTTGGTTTGTCTGCACTGAGTGAAGACAAATGTACAAATAACAAGTttcttttttctaaaatattttttattatgatcTCATGGGGCTGCATTACCAGTTGTCCAGGGCCACATGTGGTTCTTCCGGGTGGTACCTGCCTCCTTAAAAGGATATTTT
This genomic window from Ahaetulla prasina isolate Xishuangbanna chromosome 2, ASM2864084v1, whole genome shotgun sequence contains:
- the SAP30BP gene encoding SAP30-binding protein isoform X3, whose product is MYYTPCLLYVRGWSITPEEKGGLVSESYGEDDFSKMEGEEDGYDEDDDENSRQSEDDDSETEKPEADDLKDFSELEKKDPQELVASFSERVRNMSPDEIKIPPEPQGRCSNHLQDKIQKLYERKNKEGMDMNLIIQRKKEFRNPSIYEKLIQFCAIDELGTNYPKDMFDPHGWAEDSYYEALAKAQKIEMDKLEKAKKERTKIEFVTGTKKGTTNAPSTTTTTASTAGGDAQKRKSKWDSAIPVTTIAQPTILTTTATLPAVVTVTTSASGSKTTVISAVGTIVKKAKQ